The following are encoded together in the Thalassolituus oleivorans MIL-1 genome:
- a CDS encoding Lon protease family protein, translating to MTKNTQLTAAQVTQHIDINALNFETTANLETFHGVLGQDRAVNAIQFGVAMQRPGYNIFVMGDTGTGRSSYVRDYLKSEAKRQPTPDIWCYMNNFKNPREPRALALLPNEASEFRKLINELIDQLLATFPAALEHPAYQQKKSAIDYVFNRRYDKAIESVEREAHKRGVAVYRDSNAISFTPMREGKALDETEFAQLSEEERETFHNDIAELEQMLSDQLSELPQWKRESSNELRSLNQETIRDAITPLLAHIRKDFASHEPVMEYLNEMEEYLPSLVLEELVEERIMDLREEYAKRSSLEESLLPNIATHHNPDSGAPVIYEPHPSYANLFGRIEYASEQGALVTNYQRVCPGALHKANGGYLMLDADKVLGEPLVWEALKRALQSHELKMDSPYSEMGILNTTSLLPAVIPLEFKLVLIGSRNIYYLLQEYDEDFKRLFRAVVDFDNDITLTEDHLVAYSQLLKSRVEEQGYSDLDRAAVVRMVRYSARLAEQQDVLSARVGEQFDLLAEANFIRLMAKDELIQPIHIDRALAAKQERTGRVYDKLFEQMLDGTVLLETSGEAIGKINGLTVMSLGDTSFGSPARITCTVYPGSKGVVDIEREVSLGQAIHSKGVMILSGFLGNRYAQKFPLAISAHIAMEQSYGYIDGDSASLGELVCLISALIQTPIDQSFAITGSVNQYGEVQAIGGVNEKIEGFFRLCSARGLTGKQGVIIPYSNRRNLILNDEVVAAVEAGKFAIHCVKHVDQAIEILMHREAGEVNKDGGFPQGTVNGEIIGRLEAIAKMSDKKSDND from the coding sequence ATGACAAAAAATACGCAATTAACTGCCGCACAAGTTACCCAACACATCGACATCAACGCACTTAACTTCGAAACAACCGCCAATCTAGAAACCTTTCATGGGGTACTCGGCCAAGATCGAGCTGTTAACGCCATTCAATTCGGCGTTGCCATGCAACGACCTGGCTATAATATTTTCGTCATGGGCGACACGGGCACAGGCCGTTCATCCTATGTCCGCGATTATTTAAAGAGCGAAGCCAAGCGTCAGCCGACACCGGATATCTGGTGTTACATGAACAACTTTAAAAATCCGCGCGAACCAAGAGCACTGGCGTTATTACCGAATGAAGCGAGCGAATTTCGCAAACTGATCAATGAATTAATTGATCAATTACTAGCCACATTTCCGGCTGCGCTAGAACACCCTGCCTATCAACAAAAAAAATCAGCAATTGACTACGTATTTAATCGTCGTTACGACAAAGCCATCGAATCTGTCGAACGTGAAGCACATAAACGGGGAGTTGCGGTTTATCGAGATTCCAATGCTATTAGCTTTACACCAATGCGCGAAGGCAAGGCTCTGGATGAAACCGAATTTGCACAACTCAGCGAAGAAGAGCGCGAAACCTTCCATAATGATATTGCCGAATTAGAGCAAATGCTCAGCGATCAATTGTCGGAATTACCGCAATGGAAACGCGAAAGCAGTAATGAATTACGCAGTTTAAACCAAGAAACCATTCGCGATGCGATTACTCCCCTGTTGGCTCATATCCGTAAAGATTTTGCTAGCCACGAACCTGTGATGGAGTATCTCAATGAAATGGAAGAATACCTACCAAGCTTAGTATTGGAGGAATTAGTCGAAGAGCGCATTATGGATTTGCGTGAAGAATACGCAAAGCGCAGCAGCTTAGAAGAATCCCTATTACCGAACATTGCAACACATCACAACCCAGATAGCGGCGCTCCTGTTATTTATGAGCCGCACCCAAGCTACGCCAATTTGTTTGGTCGCATTGAATATGCCAGTGAACAAGGCGCGCTGGTCACCAACTACCAACGTGTTTGTCCCGGTGCCTTACATAAGGCGAATGGCGGTTATTTAATGCTTGATGCCGATAAAGTATTAGGCGAACCGTTAGTATGGGAAGCACTAAAACGAGCACTGCAATCACACGAGCTAAAAATGGACTCGCCCTATTCTGAAATGGGCATTTTAAATACAACCTCACTACTACCTGCGGTTATTCCTCTCGAATTTAAACTGGTGTTAATTGGCTCGCGCAATATCTATTACCTACTTCAGGAATACGACGAAGACTTTAAGCGCTTGTTTCGTGCTGTCGTCGATTTCGATAACGACATCACACTAACTGAAGATCATTTAGTGGCTTATTCGCAACTGTTAAAAAGCCGCGTCGAAGAACAAGGTTATAGCGATTTAGATCGTGCCGCAGTGGTACGCATGGTGCGTTACAGTGCCCGCTTAGCAGAGCAACAAGACGTATTAAGCGCGCGTGTTGGTGAACAGTTTGATTTATTGGCTGAAGCGAATTTTATTCGCCTAATGGCTAAAGATGAATTAATCCAACCGATTCATATTGACCGCGCACTCGCCGCAAAACAAGAACGTACAGGGCGCGTATACGACAAACTTTTTGAGCAAATGCTCGACGGAACCGTTCTATTAGAAACCAGCGGCGAAGCCATCGGTAAAATAAATGGTCTTACCGTAATGTCTCTTGGTGATACCAGCTTTGGTTCGCCAGCCCGCATCACTTGTACCGTGTACCCAGGCAGCAAAGGCGTTGTCGATATTGAACGCGAGGTATCCCTCGGCCAAGCGATTCACTCCAAAGGCGTGATGATTCTCAGCGGCTTTTTAGGTAATCGCTATGCGCAAAAATTTCCTCTGGCCATATCGGCTCATATCGCTATGGAGCAATCCTACGGCTATATTGATGGCGACAGCGCCTCTCTGGGTGAATTAGTGTGTTTGATTTCAGCCTTGATCCAAACGCCAATTGACCAAAGCTTCGCCATCACAGGCTCAGTTAACCAATACGGGGAAGTTCAAGCCATTGGCGGTGTAAACGAAAAAATTGAAGGTTTCTTCCGCTTGTGTTCAGCGCGCGGATTGACTGGTAAACAGGGCGTTATTATCCCTTATTCTAATCGCAGAAATTTGATTCTTAACGACGAAGTGGTTGCTGCTGTTGAAGCAGGAAAATTTGCAATTCACTGCGTTAAACATGTTGATCAAGCCATTGAAATATTAATGCATCGTGAGGCTGGAGAAGTAAATAAAGATGGTGGATTCCCGCAAGGTACGGTCAATGGTGAAATCATTGGACGCCTTGAAGCCATTGCCAAAATGAGTGATAAAAAATCGGATAACGATTAA
- the ybfE gene encoding LexA regulated protein produces the protein MSIQPEDRTTMDLFSPSRPGRPRSNPYDRVQQSRYNKRSQRMRDKQSGFHRLEVKLQADVVARVDEAAEELGLARADIINEALRQWLHM, from the coding sequence ATGTCTATTCAACCTGAAGACAGAACCACCATGGATCTGTTTTCGCCTAGCCGACCAGGCAGGCCTAGAAGTAACCCGTACGATAGGGTGCAGCAGTCGCGGTATAACAAGCGCTCGCAGCGTATGCGTGATAAGCAATCTGGCTTTCACCGCTTAGAAGTGAAATTGCAGGCTGATGTTGTTGCCAGAGTTGACGAAGCCGCAGAAGAGCTTGGGCTTGCACGAGCGGATATTATCAATGAAGCGCTGCGCCAATGGCTGCACATGTAA
- the dnaX gene encoding DNA polymerase III subunit gamma/tau — protein sequence MSYQVLARKWRPRFFDEMVGQEHVLRALINALNEGRLHHAYLFTGTRGVGKTTIARILAKCLNCEEGVSARPCGVCGSCKEIAEGRFVDLIEVDAASRTRVEDTRELLDNVQYAPTRGRFKVYLIDEVHMLSSHSFNALLKTLEEPPAHVKFLLATTDPQKLPVTILSRCLQFSLKNMTPERIVEYLARVLDAEKFQYEEPALWSLGRAAQGSMRDALSLTDQAIAYGEGIVGEEQVNAMLGTMDRGRLFKMAEVMAKANAAEVMSEVAAMAEHGPDFDEVLQGLLHIWHRAALAQVVPDAIENSQGDRDAILKLGMAMQPEDLQLYYQIALQGRKDLAMAPEPRQGFEMVLLRMLAFRPAPDVVPELDLVSALQVATEKKKTLTSQPDVLSAAGTANEAETIPVAADTVSRLEPSVPIVSEAATVVVEEAVQVEQPVSVESDAIPPLANSSDRFDDVPAFSSEPASNVSANSLDGVTPEDSIGVPWDNPSQEAGSENKPIARGMATSLMDTPATSVASAIPVAEQRGTMVATDTVSVDTVEQSELPELQPHTWWQWVDRLKLAGLPMAIARNSALVQIADGVLRFDVDPAQGALFNESQRLRIQDALSALIADVRIEMELVSPRGETPEQRRQRLHAESFYAAKQAIESDPVVNHILSEMGGAVVEETIRPVS from the coding sequence ATGAGTTATCAGGTACTTGCGCGTAAATGGCGACCACGTTTCTTTGACGAAATGGTGGGTCAAGAGCACGTGCTAAGAGCACTCATCAATGCCTTAAACGAAGGCCGCCTACACCATGCCTATCTATTTACAGGCACCCGTGGTGTTGGCAAAACTACCATTGCTCGAATTCTTGCTAAATGTCTGAACTGCGAAGAAGGCGTTAGTGCCCGACCTTGCGGTGTTTGCGGTTCTTGTAAAGAAATTGCAGAAGGCCGATTTGTCGATCTTATAGAAGTGGATGCTGCTTCTCGCACCCGCGTTGAAGACACTCGCGAACTGCTTGATAACGTTCAGTACGCACCAACCCGTGGTCGCTTTAAGGTCTACCTGATCGACGAAGTGCACATGCTTTCTTCGCACAGTTTTAATGCTTTGCTGAAAACTCTAGAAGAGCCACCAGCGCACGTTAAATTTTTGTTAGCAACTACAGATCCGCAAAAATTGCCGGTGACTATTCTGTCGCGTTGTTTACAGTTCAGCCTCAAAAATATGACACCTGAGCGGATAGTTGAATATCTCGCACGGGTGCTAGACGCAGAGAAGTTTCAATACGAAGAACCTGCTCTGTGGTCGCTAGGACGTGCCGCTCAGGGCAGTATGCGCGATGCCTTAAGCCTAACCGATCAAGCTATTGCCTATGGCGAGGGTATTGTTGGCGAAGAGCAGGTCAACGCTATGTTAGGCACCATGGATCGCGGTCGTCTGTTTAAGATGGCGGAGGTTATGGCAAAAGCGAACGCTGCTGAGGTTATGAGTGAAGTGGCCGCAATGGCGGAACACGGACCTGATTTCGATGAAGTGTTGCAGGGGTTGTTGCATATTTGGCACCGTGCCGCTTTAGCGCAAGTGGTGCCAGATGCTATCGAGAACTCACAAGGTGATCGTGATGCTATATTGAAGCTTGGTATGGCTATGCAGCCAGAAGATTTACAGCTGTATTATCAGATTGCCCTCCAGGGTCGAAAAGATTTAGCCATGGCACCAGAGCCGCGCCAAGGTTTTGAGATGGTATTGCTGCGCATGCTGGCTTTCCGGCCTGCGCCAGATGTGGTTCCAGAACTCGATTTAGTCAGTGCCCTACAAGTGGCAACTGAAAAAAAAAAGACCCTAACGTCACAGCCTGATGTACTCAGTGCAGCTGGTACGGCTAACGAAGCTGAGACTATTCCTGTAGCAGCCGACACCGTTAGTCGATTAGAGCCCTCCGTACCAATTGTGTCTGAAGCAGCAACGGTCGTTGTGGAAGAGGCAGTGCAGGTAGAACAACCTGTGAGTGTTGAGTCTGATGCGATTCCCCCTCTGGCAAATTCATCCGACCGTTTTGATGATGTGCCAGCATTTTCTAGCGAGCCTGCATCTAACGTTTCAGCTAATAGCCTTGATGGCGTCACACCCGAAGACAGCATAGGTGTGCCTTGGGATAATCCATCGCAAGAAGCGGGGTCAGAAAATAAACCAATTGCGCGCGGTATGGCGACCTCGTTGATGGATACGCCTGCCACTTCTGTCGCCTCGGCTATACCGGTAGCGGAGCAGCGCGGTACAATGGTTGCAACTGATACGGTATCTGTCGACACGGTTGAGCAAAGCGAACTGCCCGAATTACAGCCGCATACGTGGTGGCAATGGGTCGACCGTCTCAAGCTTGCGGGATTACCGATGGCAATCGCACGCAACAGTGCTTTAGTACAAATTGCTGACGGCGTGCTGCGTTTTGATGTCGATCCGGCGCAAGGGGCATTATTTAATGAATCTCAGCGCCTACGAATCCAAGATGCACTCAGTGCATTGATTGCTGATGTGCGTATTGAGATGGAGTTGGTTTCACCGCGAGGCGAGACTCCAGAGCAAAGACGTCAGCGCCTGCATGCTGAATCATTTTATGCGGCGAAGCAGGCGATTGAATCCGACCCTGTGGTCAATCATATTTTGTCGGAAATGGGTGGTGCAGTTGTTGAAGAAACCATCCGTCCGGTTAGTTAA
- a CDS encoding YbaB/EbfC family nucleoid-associated protein produces MIKGGMGNLMKQAQKMQEQMQKAQAELAEAEVTGESGAGLVKVTMNGRHDVKRVELDDSIMSEDKELLEDLLAAAVNAAVRKIEQNNQEQMSKMTAGMGLPPGMKLPF; encoded by the coding sequence ATGATTAAAGGTGGAATGGGCAACCTAATGAAGCAAGCCCAAAAGATGCAAGAGCAGATGCAAAAAGCTCAAGCAGAATTGGCCGAAGCCGAAGTTACCGGTGAGTCTGGTGCCGGCTTAGTGAAAGTGACAATGAATGGTCGCCATGATGTTAAGCGCGTTGAGTTAGACGACTCCATCATGAGTGAAGATAAAGAGCTGTTAGAAGATTTACTAGCTGCTGCTGTCAATGCTGCAGTACGTAAAATAGAACAAAACAATCAAGAGCAGATGTCGAAGATGACTGCTGGAATGGGTCTACCGCCAGGTATGAAGCTGCCATTCTAA
- a CDS encoding toprim domain-containing protein, whose protein sequence is MKLPAEYKALVSAFDSLPGIGERAAGRMARWALNRAGGDELAQALQSALLSIRPCERCQIYISEDHCSVCDDLARGHEWLAVVAELEQAQILCDLGYSGQLFVLHGVLSPVAGVGPSQLPLAALQQRVSSIKPNTVYLLLTGSVEGDVTAQYLQRFLLDSHTLMQSFSDFIAQPMIGGAK, encoded by the coding sequence ATGAAGTTGCCAGCGGAATACAAAGCTCTAGTCAGCGCCTTCGATTCTCTTCCGGGAATTGGCGAACGAGCGGCAGGCAGAATGGCGCGCTGGGCTTTAAACCGAGCCGGTGGTGATGAGCTTGCGCAGGCTTTGCAGTCGGCATTGCTGAGCATCCGCCCTTGCGAACGTTGCCAGATATACATATCCGAAGATCATTGTTCGGTGTGTGATGATCTCGCGCGGGGGCATGAATGGCTGGCGGTTGTTGCTGAGTTGGAGCAGGCGCAAATACTTTGTGATCTGGGTTATTCGGGACAATTATTTGTTTTGCACGGCGTGCTATCGCCTGTCGCTGGTGTTGGGCCTTCGCAACTACCGTTGGCTGCCTTGCAACAGCGCGTAAGTAGCATAAAACCGAACACAGTATATTTGCTGTTAACCGGCTCTGTTGAAGGAGATGTTACCGCACAATATCTACAGCGTTTTTTATTGGATTCTCATACGTTAATGCAGTCGTTTAGCGATTTCATAGCGCAACCGATGATTGGAGGGGCTAAATGA
- the rnd gene encoding ribonuclease D — translation MSRLDIPEPLWIADHDALTDACRQWLTEDYLAVDTEFVRTTTFYPQAGLIQIAGEKGCYLIDPLLIKDWTPFVEVLQAPTVLKVFHACAEDLEVCRRLTGVIPRPLADSQLGIALAGHGGSMGFQRAVMALLEIDLPKEETRSNWLHRPLRPEQVDYAVADVHYLYQLYPVLRQQLRDLGREEWLAEDCTRLLDASDQIDDSYLALYRKVKLAWKLRPQEQYILQQLTVWREQEARNRDVPRNKVVDDNSLWNIARFKAKNRDQLVKAGVKPPIVRDAGNILLKIVETAMTKDEAFWPEQLDRPLSPIAAQSMKDLKDAVTLTAEQLNIPTELLANKRALEFVVRSGYHDGQYQLPEVLSGWRKDVIGQTLLLMMTQGVAASKVEKSNHE, via the coding sequence ATGAGCCGCCTTGATATACCGGAGCCACTGTGGATTGCAGATCACGACGCTCTGACTGATGCCTGTCGACAATGGCTGACAGAAGACTACCTAGCCGTTGATACCGAATTTGTAAGAACGACGACGTTTTATCCGCAAGCAGGTTTAATTCAAATAGCGGGAGAGAAGGGTTGTTACCTTATTGACCCTTTATTGATCAAGGATTGGACCCCGTTTGTTGAGGTATTGCAGGCGCCTACTGTACTGAAAGTATTTCACGCGTGCGCCGAAGATTTAGAAGTTTGTCGACGTTTGACCGGCGTTATTCCGCGCCCATTGGCGGACAGTCAACTAGGCATAGCACTAGCGGGGCATGGGGGCTCTATGGGCTTCCAGCGCGCAGTGATGGCGTTGCTAGAGATTGATCTACCCAAAGAAGAAACGCGCTCCAACTGGTTGCATCGTCCTCTGCGTCCAGAGCAAGTAGATTATGCGGTGGCAGATGTTCATTACTTGTATCAGTTGTACCCTGTATTGCGTCAGCAGTTGCGAGATCTCGGGCGAGAAGAGTGGCTAGCGGAAGATTGTACGCGTTTACTCGACGCATCTGATCAGATTGATGATTCGTATCTAGCCTTGTATCGCAAGGTTAAGTTGGCTTGGAAGTTGCGCCCGCAAGAGCAATATATATTGCAGCAACTGACTGTATGGCGCGAACAAGAAGCACGTAATCGTGATGTTCCACGAAATAAGGTTGTCGATGATAATTCACTGTGGAATATCGCGCGTTTTAAGGCTAAAAATCGCGATCAATTGGTGAAGGCAGGTGTTAAGCCGCCGATCGTTCGTGACGCTGGCAATATTTTGTTGAAAATTGTCGAAACGGCGATGACCAAAGATGAGGCCTTTTGGCCAGAGCAGCTTGATCGTCCCTTATCTCCGATCGCCGCGCAATCGATGAAAGATCTAAAAGATGCCGTGACGCTCACGGCCGAGCAGCTCAATATACCAACTGAGCTGTTGGCTAATAAACGCGCACTTGAATTTGTAGTGCGCTCTGGGTATCACGACGGTCAATACCAGCTTCCCGAAGTGCTAAGTGGGTGGCGTAAGGATGTAATTGGCCAAACTTTATTGTTAATGATGACGCAGGGTGTAGCTGCGAGCAAAGTGGAAAAAAGCAATCATGAGTAA
- a CDS encoding YcgL domain-containing protein translates to MSKILCDVFKTKKKDEMYLYVTRKDAFTRVPEGLMTMFGKPELAMTMILTPEKSLGRADTEKVLAALEEKGYYLQMPPAKEPYMLDLFCKIDKE, encoded by the coding sequence ATGAGTAAAATTTTGTGCGACGTCTTCAAGACAAAAAAGAAAGACGAAATGTATCTATACGTCACGCGTAAAGATGCATTTACTCGCGTACCTGAAGGGTTAATGACCATGTTTGGCAAGCCAGAGTTAGCAATGACCATGATCTTAACTCCAGAAAAATCGCTTGGCCGAGCGGATACAGAAAAAGTGTTAGCAGCGCTCGAAGAAAAGGGGTACTACTTGCAAATGCCACCGGCAAAAGAACCTTACATGCTCGATCTATTTTGCAAAATTGATAAAGAATGA